One window from the genome of Panthera leo isolate Ple1 chromosome D3, P.leo_Ple1_pat1.1, whole genome shotgun sequence encodes:
- the CCDC68 gene encoding coiled-coil domain-containing protein 68: protein MTTVTVTTEVPPRGKIEDNSAFYESTSAQIIEETEYVKKIRTTLEKIRNQIFKDEVGHNSTNHKLETKHCPNIHSGSGSEMDPSYCSLHLLVERMKGKDLKLLEMNKENEVLKIKLEASREAGAAALRNVAQRLFEIYQTQSEEVRKKHEDDKHFLKVNKLEKEQQLKQHVENLNQVAEKLEEKHNQITELENLVQRMEKEKRTLLEKKLSLENKLLQLQSNATYAKSCHDLQMEIALLQEQTSHLQFVIHSQHQNLRSVIQEMEGLKTNLKEQDKRIENLKEKVNILEAQNKELKTKVALWSETPRTTASKGVSTSELKTEGTTPYLMLIRLQK from the exons ATGACAACAGTAACCGTAACCACAGAGGTCCCCCCAAGGGGTAAAATAGAAGATAATTCTGCCTTCTATGAGTCCACATCAGCTCAGATTATTGAAGAGACTGAATATGTGAAAAAG atccgaactactttggaaaagatccgaaatcaaatttttaaagacGAAGTAGGACATAACAGTACAAATCACAAACTAGAAACAAAG cACTGCCCAAACATTCACAGCGGCTCTGGTTCTGAAATGGATCCCTCGTATTGCAGTTTGCATCTGCTCGTGGAAAGGATGAAAGGAAAAGACCTGAAGCTCttagaaatgaacaaagagaatGAAGTCTTGAAAATCAAG CTGGAAGCTTCCAGAGAAGCAGGAGCGGCGGCTCTGAGAAACGTGGCACAGAGGTTATTTGAAATCTACCAAACACAGTCGGAAGAAGTTAGAAAGAAACACGAGGATGATAAACACTTCCTCAAG GTTAACAAACTTGAAAAGGAACAACAACTGAAACAACATGTTGAAAATCTGAATCAAGTTGCTGAAAAGCTTGAAGAAAAACATAATCAAATCACAGAGTTGGAGAACCTTGTACAGAGGATGGAAAAG GAAAAGAGAACACTGCtagaaaaaaaactgtctttgGAAAACAAGCTGCTACAACTCCAATCCAACGCTACATATGCTAAAAG TTGCCACGATCTTCAAATGGAGATTGCCCTTCTCCAGGAGCAGACCTCTCATCTGCAGTTTGTGATTCATTCCCAACATCAGAACCTGCGCAGCGTCATCCAGGAG ATGGAAGgattaaaaactaatttgaaagaacaagataaaaggattgaaaatctgaaagaaaaagttaacatACTTGAAGCCCAG aataaagaactaaaaacaaaggTGGCACTTTGGTCTGAAACTCCTAGAACAACAGCATCCAAGGGTGTCTCTACAAG TGAATTGAAGACTGAAGGCACGACGCCCTATCTGATGTTGATCAGGCTCCAGAAATGA